One Streptomyces sp. SAI-135 DNA segment encodes these proteins:
- a CDS encoding VOC family protein, protein MPVNGRSHLRIARPSRDLAAAQRFWAEGLGLGVVWRAEGGSEPGEHDLLMLGWPDADWHLELVHERGRPVEPRPTEEDLLVVYVDGPVPDDLVARLEAHGGKRVLSPNPYWNEWGVTVQDPDGYRLVLCTRSWSNR, encoded by the coding sequence ATGCCCGTCAACGGCCGCAGTCACCTGCGCATCGCCCGTCCCTCCCGGGACCTGGCCGCCGCCCAGCGGTTCTGGGCCGAGGGGCTCGGGCTGGGGGTCGTGTGGCGTGCGGAGGGCGGATCCGAGCCGGGTGAGCACGACCTGCTGATGCTCGGGTGGCCGGACGCCGACTGGCACCTGGAGCTGGTCCACGAGCGGGGCCGGCCCGTCGAGCCCCGGCCCACCGAGGAGGACCTCCTGGTGGTCTACGTCGACGGGCCGGTGCCGGACGACCTGGTCGCCCGGCTGGAGGCGCACGGCGGGAAGCGGGTGCTCTCGCCGAACCCGTACTGGAACGAGTGGGGCGTCACCGTGCAGGACCCGGACGGGTACCGGCTGGTGCTCTGCACGAGGAGCTGGTCCAACCGGTAG
- a CDS encoding MFS transporter, which yields MSVPAKAVGQPKKAATAAWIGSALEYYDFFIYGSAAALIFPKVFFDESDPATATLLSLATFGVAYAARPVGALFLGHVGDRVGRKKIMVFTLILMGLSTFLIGCLPTRHQVGTLAPVLLVLCRVLQGISAAGEQASANSMSLEHAPGHRRGFFTSFTLSGTQGGQLLATLVFLPVAALPEDQLLSWGWRVPFWLSVAVAVAGFVIRRKLDETPAFEQQAASGEVVKLPLAVLLREHWADVLRVIGGALIASVSTIFTVWALAYATSDAVGMSRSSMLWVGALANLVALAAIPLWATLSDRIGRRPVFLVGAVGSAVTMFLYLWAISTGNYPLTLLLGIVAFGIVYSAANGVWPSFYGEMFSTRVRLSGMAIGTQIGFAVAGFAVTFAARIAGPDGTDWSSVALFTAALCVPPVIAAVTARETHKVPTEDLGSRTPREVPHPQKVTA from the coding sequence TTGTCCGTCCCCGCCAAAGCCGTCGGGCAACCGAAAAAGGCCGCCACCGCCGCCTGGATCGGCAGCGCCCTGGAGTACTACGACTTCTTCATCTACGGCAGTGCCGCAGCCCTGATCTTCCCGAAGGTGTTCTTCGACGAGTCCGACCCGGCCACCGCGACCCTGCTGTCGCTGGCCACGTTCGGGGTCGCCTACGCGGCCCGGCCGGTCGGCGCGCTCTTCCTCGGCCATGTCGGCGACCGGGTCGGCCGTAAGAAGATCATGGTCTTCACGCTGATCCTGATGGGCCTGTCGACCTTCCTCATCGGCTGTCTGCCCACCCGCCACCAGGTCGGCACCCTCGCCCCGGTCCTGCTGGTGCTGTGCCGGGTCCTGCAGGGCATCTCGGCGGCCGGCGAGCAGGCCAGCGCCAACTCCATGAGCCTGGAGCACGCGCCGGGGCACCGGCGGGGCTTCTTCACGAGCTTCACGCTCAGCGGCACGCAGGGCGGCCAACTGCTCGCCACCCTGGTCTTCCTGCCGGTCGCCGCGCTGCCCGAGGACCAGTTGCTGTCCTGGGGCTGGCGGGTGCCGTTCTGGCTGAGCGTGGCGGTCGCGGTGGCCGGCTTCGTGATCCGCCGCAAGCTGGACGAGACACCGGCGTTCGAGCAGCAGGCCGCCTCCGGCGAGGTCGTGAAGCTGCCGCTGGCGGTGCTGCTGCGGGAGCACTGGGCGGACGTGCTGCGGGTGATCGGGGGCGCGCTGATCGCCTCCGTCTCCACGATCTTCACGGTGTGGGCGCTGGCGTACGCGACGAGCGACGCGGTCGGGATGAGCCGTTCCTCGATGCTGTGGGTGGGCGCACTGGCCAACCTCGTCGCGCTCGCGGCGATCCCCCTGTGGGCCACGCTGTCGGACCGCATCGGCCGGCGGCCGGTCTTCCTGGTCGGGGCGGTGGGCAGCGCGGTGACGATGTTCCTGTACCTGTGGGCGATCTCCACGGGCAACTACCCGCTGACGCTGCTGCTCGGCATCGTCGCCTTCGGCATCGTGTACAGCGCCGCGAACGGTGTCTGGCCGTCCTTCTACGGCGAGATGTTCTCCACCCGCGTCCGGCTGTCGGGCATGGCGATCGGTACCCAGATCGGTTTCGCCGTGGCCGGTTTCGCGGTCACCTTCGCGGCACGGATCGCGGGACCCGACGGGACGGACTGGTCGTCGGTGGCCCTGTTCACGGCGGCCCTGTGCGTCCCGCCGGTGATCGCCGCCGTGACGGCCCGCGAGACCCACAAGGTGCCCACGGAGGACCTCGGCTCCCGTACGCCCCGGGAGGTGCCGCACCCGCAGAAGGTGACGGCCTGA
- a CDS encoding TetR/AcrR family transcriptional regulator, translating into MTSVDEPARSGGRTRDAARTQAEILDVATQEFARAGYDGARVDEIAARTRTTKRMIYYYFGGKEQLFTAVLERAYTVIREAEQELDVEHLDPVAAIRRLAELTFDHHEQHPDFIRLVSIENIHGAEHIAASEKLGRIGSPALDVIRRILASGRESGLFTADVDAVDLHAMISSFCFFRVANRHTFGALFGRDLVAPEQREHYRAMLGDMVIAYLTAERAAD; encoded by the coding sequence ATGACCAGCGTCGACGAACCGGCACGATCCGGCGGGCGGACCCGCGACGCCGCCCGCACCCAGGCCGAGATCCTCGACGTGGCCACCCAGGAGTTCGCGCGGGCCGGCTACGACGGTGCCCGCGTGGACGAGATCGCCGCCCGCACCCGCACCACCAAGCGGATGATCTACTACTACTTCGGCGGCAAGGAGCAGCTGTTCACCGCCGTCCTGGAGCGGGCCTACACCGTGATCCGGGAGGCCGAGCAGGAGCTGGACGTCGAGCACCTGGACCCGGTCGCGGCGATCCGGCGCCTGGCGGAGCTGACCTTCGACCACCACGAGCAGCACCCCGACTTCATCCGCCTGGTCAGCATCGAGAACATCCACGGGGCCGAGCACATCGCCGCCTCCGAGAAGCTCGGCAGGATCGGCTCCCCCGCGCTCGACGTGATCCGCCGCATCCTGGCCTCGGGGCGGGAGTCCGGGCTGTTCACGGCCGACGTGGACGCGGTCGACCTGCACGCGATGATCAGCTCGTTCTGCTTCTTCCGGGTCGCCAACCGGCACACCTTCGGCGCCCTCTTCGGCCGCGACCTGGTCGCCCCGGAGCAGCGGGAGCACTACCGGGCCATGCTGGGGGACATGGTGATCGCGTATCTGACCGCGGAGCGTGCGGCGGACTGA
- a CDS encoding shikimate dehydrogenase, producing the protein MAKDSFLVGLIGAGIGPSLSPALHEREADRQGLRYLYRRIDIDVLGARPEAVGELVRAARDLGFDGLNITHPCKQLVVGHLDGLAPQAEALGAVNTVVFEDGRATGHNTDVTGFAASFARGLPDVPLDRVVQLGAGGAGAAVAHAMLTLGAGRVTVVDALADRAAGLAAALNRHFGEGRAAAAGPDRLAPLLADADGLVHATPTGMAAHPGLPLPAGLLRPALWVAEVVYRPLETELLRTARALGCATLDGGGMAVFQAVDAFRLFTGREPDAARMLADIGELAGAVGAPK; encoded by the coding sequence GTGGCCAAGGACTCGTTTCTCGTCGGACTGATCGGCGCCGGTATCGGCCCTTCGCTGAGCCCGGCGCTGCACGAGCGGGAGGCGGACCGGCAGGGCCTGCGCTATCTGTACCGGCGCATCGACATCGACGTGCTCGGTGCCCGCCCCGAGGCCGTCGGCGAGCTGGTGCGGGCCGCCCGCGACCTGGGCTTCGACGGGCTGAACATCACCCACCCCTGCAAGCAGCTGGTCGTCGGGCACCTGGACGGGCTCGCCCCGCAGGCCGAGGCGCTCGGCGCGGTCAACACCGTCGTCTTCGAGGACGGCCGCGCGACCGGGCACAACACCGACGTGACCGGCTTCGCCGCGTCCTTCGCCCGCGGCCTGCCCGACGTGCCCCTGGACCGGGTCGTGCAGCTGGGCGCGGGCGGCGCGGGCGCCGCCGTCGCGCACGCCATGCTCACCCTGGGCGCCGGCCGGGTCACCGTCGTCGACGCGCTCGCCGACCGGGCCGCCGGCCTCGCCGCCGCCCTGAACCGTCACTTCGGCGAGGGGCGCGCGGCCGCGGCCGGCCCGGACCGGCTGGCCCCGCTGCTGGCCGACGCCGACGGCCTCGTGCACGCCACCCCCACCGGCATGGCCGCCCATCCCGGCCTGCCCCTGCCGGCCGGACTGCTCCGCCCCGCACTGTGGGTCGCCGAGGTCGTCTACCGCCCGCTGGAGACCGAACTGCTGCGCACCGCCCGTGCGCTGGGCTGCGCCACACTCGACGGCGGCGGCATGGCCGTCTTCCAGGCCGTGGACGCGTTCCGGCTGTTCACCGGACGCGAGCCCGACGCGGCGCGGATGCTGGCGGACATCGGCGAACTGGCGGGGGCGGTCGGCGCCCCCAAGTAG
- a CDS encoding membrane-associated oxidoreductase, with the protein MEIDNLTPAELRVWHAFPKGEPVDFRTAEDEDVTGGAEWGAERTVRASVLRALMLNGPQEDGEIPALKVSGARITGVLGLQYGTVDHAIRLSQCHFDDVPLLYGCRLRQLNLSNSVLPGLTAATLRVEAVLRMTDCRVNGPVRLGGAQIAGALFMDRAEIVAVGAGEPALQLNHMSIGDDLWAPGLRAHGEVRLNGASVAGSVNLNDARLSHPGDIVLDAQTLVVEGDVHLRRVHTFGWIGLRGARIAGRLDFSYAHLSNPGDAALRANSSTIGELWLRKGPPIQGTLSLRRAQIDDLFLEPDVVPEEVQFNKLVYTSLTPQEPAERRLPMLERDREGYVPHAYEQLTAAYRRIGDDRAARLVQLAKQRRHRATLAWYGRLWGHVQDATVGYGFHPLRACVWLLSLLAVGTVAYSLHHPPPLKADEAPRFNALFYTLDLLLPVISFGQEGAFAPRGWYQSLSYALVIAGWILATTVFAGVTRTVNRQ; encoded by the coding sequence ATGGAGATCGACAACCTGACCCCGGCCGAACTGCGGGTGTGGCACGCCTTCCCGAAGGGCGAGCCCGTGGACTTCCGCACGGCGGAGGACGAGGACGTGACGGGCGGTGCCGAGTGGGGCGCCGAACGCACCGTGCGGGCCTCCGTGTTGCGGGCGCTGATGCTCAACGGACCGCAGGAGGACGGCGAGATACCCGCCCTGAAGGTCTCCGGCGCCCGGATCACCGGGGTGCTCGGGCTGCAGTACGGGACGGTCGACCACGCCATCCGGCTCAGCCAGTGCCACTTCGACGACGTGCCGCTGCTGTACGGCTGCCGGTTGCGCCAGTTGAACCTCAGCAACTCCGTGCTGCCCGGGCTGACCGCCGCCACCTTGCGCGTGGAGGCGGTGCTGCGGATGACGGACTGCCGGGTGAACGGCCCGGTGCGGCTCGGCGGGGCGCAGATCGCCGGGGCGCTGTTCATGGACCGCGCCGAGATCGTCGCGGTCGGCGCCGGGGAACCCGCGCTCCAGCTCAACCACATGAGCATCGGCGACGACCTGTGGGCCCCGGGACTGCGCGCCCACGGCGAGGTCCGGCTCAACGGAGCCTCCGTGGCCGGTTCCGTCAACCTCAACGACGCCCGGCTCAGCCACCCCGGCGACATCGTCCTCGACGCGCAGACCCTCGTCGTGGAGGGTGACGTGCATCTGCGCCGGGTGCACACCTTCGGCTGGATCGGCCTGCGGGGCGCCCGGATCGCGGGCCGCCTCGACTTCAGTTACGCGCATCTGTCGAACCCGGGCGACGCGGCCCTGAGGGCGAACAGCTCCACCATCGGGGAGCTGTGGCTGCGCAAGGGGCCGCCGATCCAGGGCACCCTCAGCCTGCGCCGGGCCCAGATCGACGACCTGTTCCTGGAACCCGACGTGGTGCCGGAGGAGGTCCAGTTCAACAAGCTCGTCTACACCTCGCTCACCCCCCAGGAGCCCGCCGAGCGCCGGCTGCCCATGCTGGAGCGCGACCGCGAGGGCTATGTCCCGCACGCCTACGAGCAGTTGACCGCCGCCTACCGGCGCATCGGCGACGACCGCGCCGCACGGCTGGTCCAGCTCGCCAAGCAGCGCCGCCACCGCGCCACGCTCGCCTGGTACGGGCGCCTGTGGGGCCACGTCCAGGACGCCACCGTCGGCTACGGCTTCCACCCCTTGCGGGCCTGCGTCTGGCTGCTCTCCCTGCTCGCCGTCGGCACGGTCGCCTACAGCCTGCACCACCCGCCGCCGCTCAAGGCGGACGAGGCCCCGCGCTTCAACGCGCTGTTCTACACCCTCGACCTCCTGCTGCCGGTGATCTCCTTCGGCCAGGAGGGCGCCTTCGCGCCGCGCGGCTGGTACCAGTCGCTGTCGTACGCCCTGGTCATCGCGGGCTGGATCCTGGCGACGACGGTCTTCGCCGGGGTGACCCGGACCGTCAACCGCCAGTGA
- a CDS encoding histidine phosphatase family protein, giving the protein MGDILLVRHGETKWSLSGQHTSRTNLPLTHHGEEQAKSLSPLLSGRSFARVFTSPLERAVRTAELAGLTDAETESELHEWDYGGYEGITTIEIHRTRPDWDLWTDGVPHGPDGHRGETPQEVGQRADRVLARVDAALQGGSGDVVLVGHGHFLRVLTARRLGLSPAEGRLFQLATGTVSRLSTEHGRPVIAEWNTRA; this is encoded by the coding sequence GTGGGCGACATACTGCTGGTCCGGCACGGCGAGACCAAGTGGAGCCTGTCGGGCCAGCACACCAGTCGGACCAACCTGCCGCTCACCCACCACGGTGAGGAGCAGGCCAAGTCACTCAGTCCACTGCTCAGCGGGCGCTCGTTCGCCCGCGTGTTCACCAGCCCCCTGGAGCGGGCGGTACGAACGGCGGAACTGGCGGGCCTGACCGACGCCGAGACCGAGTCCGAGCTGCACGAATGGGACTACGGCGGGTACGAGGGCATCACCACCATCGAGATCCATCGCACCAGACCCGACTGGGACCTGTGGACCGACGGCGTGCCGCACGGCCCGGACGGCCATCGGGGCGAGACGCCACAGGAGGTCGGGCAGCGCGCCGACCGGGTGCTGGCCAGGGTGGACGCGGCGCTCCAGGGCGGGAGCGGTGACGTCGTCCTGGTCGGCCACGGCCACTTCCTGCGGGTGCTCACGGCTCGCCGGCTGGGGCTGTCCCCCGCCGAGGGCCGGCTGTTCCAGCTCGCCACGGGAACCGTGAGCCGGCTCTCGACGGAGCACGGGCGACCGGTGATCGCGGAGTGGAACACGAGGGCCTAG
- the gnd gene encoding phosphogluconate dehydrogenase (NAD(+)-dependent, decarboxylating), whose translation MQLGLIGLGKMGGNMRERIRRAGHTVVGYDRNPEVSDVASLAELVDQLDAPRTVWVMVPAGAATQSVVDELGELLSPGDTVVDGGNSRWTDDEKHAAELGAKGIGFVDAGVSGGVWGLKNGYALMVGGDKEHVDRLQPIFEALKPEGPYGYVHAGKVGAGHFSKMVHNGIEYAMMQAYAEGWELLEKVESVDSVREVFRSWQEGTVIRSWLLDLAVNALDEDEHLDKLKGYAQDSGEGRWTVEAAINNAVPLPTITASLFARFASRQEDSPQMKMVAALRNQFGGHAVESKK comes from the coding sequence ATGCAGTTGGGACTTATCGGTCTGGGCAAGATGGGCGGCAACATGCGCGAGCGGATCCGCCGCGCCGGCCACACCGTCGTCGGCTACGACCGCAACCCCGAGGTCTCCGACGTGGCGAGCCTGGCCGAACTGGTCGACCAGCTCGACGCGCCGCGCACGGTGTGGGTGATGGTGCCGGCCGGCGCCGCCACCCAGTCCGTGGTGGACGAGCTCGGCGAGCTCCTCTCCCCCGGTGACACGGTCGTCGACGGCGGCAACTCCCGCTGGACGGACGACGAGAAGCACGCCGCCGAGCTCGGCGCCAAGGGCATCGGCTTCGTCGACGCCGGTGTCTCCGGCGGGGTGTGGGGCCTGAAGAACGGCTACGCGCTCATGGTCGGCGGCGACAAGGAGCACGTGGACCGGCTCCAGCCGATCTTCGAGGCGCTCAAGCCCGAGGGGCCGTACGGCTATGTCCACGCGGGCAAGGTCGGCGCCGGGCACTTCTCCAAGATGGTCCACAACGGCATCGAGTACGCCATGATGCAGGCGTACGCCGAGGGCTGGGAGCTCCTGGAGAAGGTCGAGTCGGTGGACAGCGTCCGGGAGGTGTTCCGCTCCTGGCAGGAGGGGACCGTCATCCGTTCCTGGCTGCTCGACCTCGCGGTCAACGCCCTCGACGAGGACGAGCACCTGGACAAGCTCAAGGGCTACGCGCAGGACTCCGGTGAGGGCCGCTGGACGGTGGAGGCGGCGATCAACAACGCGGTGCCGCTGCCCACGATCACGGCGTCGCTGTTCGCCCGGTTCGCGTCCCGGCAGGAGGACTCCCCGCAGATGAAGATGGTCGCGGCGCTGCGCAACCAGTTCGGCGGGCACGCCGTCGAGTCGAAGAAGTAG
- the pgi gene encoding glucose-6-phosphate isomerase: MSDSPLLTRRPEWTALEDHRAEQHAHLRELFADDPGRAERYVVRVGDLRIDYSKHLITDETLALLQELAAATDVFGLRDAMFRGERINTTEGRAVLHTALRALAGAVVEVDGENVVPQVHAVLDRMSDFANRVRSGEWTGHTGKRIRNVVNIGIGGSDLGPAMAYEALRAYTARELTFRFVSNVDGADLHEAVRDLDPAETLFIVASKTFTTIETITNATSARTWLLEGPAGLRDDKAVAKHFVALSTNAEKVTDFGIDPDNMFEFWDWVGGRYSYDSAIGLSLMIAIGPDRFREMLDGFRIVDEHFQNAPAEANAPLILGLLGIWYGNFHDAQSHAVLPYSHYLSKFTAYLQQLDMESNGKSVQRDGNPVEWQTGPVVWGTPGTNGQHAYYQLIHQGTKLIPADLIGFARPVDELSDELKAQHDLLMANLFAQGQALAFGKTAEEVRAEGVAEEQVAHRTFRGNHPTTTILARALTPSVLGQLIALYEHKVFVQGAVWNIDSFDQWGVELGKVLAKRVEPALTEGAEVPGLDPSTTALVAAYRELKEVH; the protein is encoded by the coding sequence ATGTCTGACTCCCCTCTTCTGACGCGCCGCCCCGAGTGGACGGCCCTGGAGGACCACCGCGCCGAGCAGCACGCGCATCTGCGCGAGCTGTTCGCCGACGACCCCGGGCGCGCGGAGCGGTACGTGGTGCGCGTGGGTGATCTGCGCATCGACTACTCCAAGCACCTGATCACCGACGAGACCCTGGCCCTGCTCCAGGAACTGGCCGCCGCCACCGACGTGTTCGGGCTGCGCGACGCCATGTTCCGCGGTGAGAGGATCAATACGACCGAGGGCCGGGCCGTGCTGCACACCGCGCTGCGCGCCCTCGCGGGCGCGGTGGTCGAGGTCGACGGCGAGAACGTCGTGCCGCAGGTGCACGCCGTGCTCGACAGGATGAGCGACTTCGCGAACCGGGTCCGCTCCGGCGAGTGGACCGGCCACACCGGCAAGCGCATCAGGAACGTCGTCAACATCGGCATCGGCGGCTCCGACCTCGGCCCCGCGATGGCCTACGAGGCCCTGCGGGCCTACACGGCGCGGGAGTTGACCTTCCGTTTCGTCTCCAACGTGGACGGCGCCGACCTCCACGAGGCGGTGCGGGACCTGGACCCGGCGGAGACTCTGTTCATCGTGGCGTCCAAGACGTTCACCACGATCGAGACGATCACCAACGCCACCTCGGCCCGCACCTGGCTGCTGGAGGGCCCGGCCGGTCTGCGGGACGACAAGGCCGTCGCGAAGCACTTCGTCGCCCTGTCGACCAACGCCGAGAAGGTCACCGACTTCGGCATCGACCCGGACAACATGTTCGAGTTCTGGGACTGGGTCGGCGGCCGCTACTCCTACGACTCGGCGATCGGTCTCTCCCTGATGATCGCCATCGGCCCGGACCGCTTCCGCGAGATGCTCGACGGCTTCCGGATCGTCGACGAGCACTTCCAGAACGCGCCCGCCGAGGCCAACGCCCCGCTGATCCTGGGCCTGCTGGGCATCTGGTACGGCAACTTCCACGACGCCCAGTCGCACGCGGTGCTGCCCTACTCGCACTACCTGTCGAAGTTCACCGCTTACCTCCAGCAGCTGGACATGGAGTCCAACGGCAAGTCGGTGCAGCGCGACGGCAACCCGGTGGAGTGGCAGACCGGCCCGGTCGTGTGGGGCACCCCCGGCACCAACGGGCAGCACGCCTACTACCAGTTGATCCACCAGGGCACCAAGCTCATCCCGGCCGACCTGATCGGCTTCGCCCGCCCGGTCGACGAGCTGAGCGACGAACTCAAGGCGCAGCACGACCTGTTGATGGCCAACCTGTTCGCGCAGGGGCAGGCACTCGCCTTCGGCAAGACCGCCGAGGAGGTGCGCGCGGAGGGCGTGGCCGAGGAGCAGGTGGCCCACCGCACCTTCCGGGGCAACCACCCGACCACGACCATCCTGGCCCGCGCGCTGACCCCCTCGGTCCTCGGCCAGCTGATCGCCCTCTACGAGCACAAGGTGTTCGTGCAGGGCGCGGTCTGGAACATCGACTCCTTCGACCAGTGGGGCGTCGAGCTCGGCAAGGTCCTCGCCAAGCGCGTCGAACCCGCCCTGACCGAGGGTGCCGAGGTCCCCGGTCTCGACCCGTCCACCACCGCCCTCGTGGCCGCCTACCGTGAACTGAAGGAAGTGCACTGA
- the opcA gene encoding glucose-6-phosphate dehydrogenase assembly protein OpcA, translating into MKIDLTDTTASKINKALVQGRRAIGTPAVGMVLTMVIVTDEENAYDAIKAAEEASHEHPSRTLVVIKRQARTPRDRTNSHLDAEVRVGADAGTGETVILRTYGEVSDHADSVVLPLLLPDAPVVVWWPVDAPENPAKDPLGALAQRRITDLYAVANPLDVLAARVRSYAPGDTDLAWTRLTPWRSMLAAALDQARAEIISGAVEAEAENPAAELLARWLEARLKVRIDRVVTAGPVVTAVRLGTANGEIVIDRPEGPLATLSLPGQPSRTLALKVRTTSELIAEELRRLDADEMYAVALRGEAGKETPAHV; encoded by the coding sequence ATGAAGATCGACCTGACCGACACCACGGCAAGCAAGATCAACAAGGCGCTGGTGCAGGGTCGCCGCGCCATCGGCACACCGGCCGTGGGCATGGTCCTGACGATGGTGATCGTCACGGACGAGGAGAACGCCTACGACGCGATCAAGGCGGCCGAGGAGGCCTCGCACGAGCACCCCTCGCGGACCCTGGTCGTCATCAAGCGGCAGGCCCGCACCCCGCGCGACCGCACCAACTCGCACCTCGACGCCGAGGTCCGGGTGGGTGCCGACGCCGGCACCGGCGAGACGGTCATCCTGCGGACCTACGGCGAGGTCTCCGACCACGCCGACTCCGTCGTCCTGCCGCTGCTGCTGCCCGACGCCCCGGTCGTGGTGTGGTGGCCGGTGGACGCGCCGGAGAACCCCGCCAAGGACCCGCTGGGCGCGCTGGCCCAGCGCCGGATCACCGACCTGTACGCCGTGGCGAACCCCCTCGACGTCCTCGCCGCCCGGGTCCGCTCCTACGCTCCGGGCGACACCGACCTCGCCTGGACCCGGCTGACGCCGTGGCGCTCGATGCTGGCGGCCGCCCTCGACCAGGCCCGCGCGGAGATCATCTCCGGGGCCGTGGAGGCCGAGGCCGAGAACCCGGCCGCCGAACTGCTCGCGCGCTGGCTGGAGGCGCGGCTGAAGGTGAGGATCGACCGCGTGGTCACCGCCGGTCCGGTCGTCACGGCCGTCCGGCTGGGCACCGCGAACGGCGAGATCGTCATCGACCGCCCCGAGGGCCCGCTGGCCACGCTGTCCCTGCCGGGCCAGCCCTCCCGCACCCTCGCGCTGAAGGTCCGTACCACCTCCGAACTCATCGCCGAGGAGCTTCGCCGCCTCGACGCCGACGAGATGTACGCCGTCGCCCTGCGGGGCGAGGCCGGCAAGGAGACCCCTGCTCATGTCTGA
- the zwf gene encoding glucose-6-phosphate dehydrogenase yields MTITADWENPLRDERDRRLPRIAGPSGLVIFGVTGDLSRKKLMPAVYDLANRGMLPPGFSLVGFARRDWEDEDFAQIVHDSVREHARTEFREEVWQQLAEGMRFIPGDFDDDTAFKQLRQTVDELDKARGTSGNYAFYLSVPPKFFPKVVQQLKKHGLANAPEGSWRRAVIEKPFGRDLKTARELNALVHDVFEPDQVFRIDHYLGKETVQNILALRFANQMYEPIWNRSFVDHVQITMAEDIGIGGRAGYYDGIGAARDVIQNHLLQLMALTAMEEPAAFDAESLLTEKLKVLRAVKLPEDLGRHTVRGQYAGAWQGGEKVLGYLEEEGIDGASTTDTYAAIRLNVDNRRWAGVPFYLRTGKRLGRRVTEIAVVFQTAPHSPFDSTATEELGSNAIVIRVQPDEGMTVRFGSKVPGTSMEIRDVTMDFAYGESFTESSPEAYERLILDVLLGDANLFPRHQEVEESWKILDPIEEHWANHGRPAQYASGTWGPEEADEMLARDGRSWRRP; encoded by the coding sequence ATGACCATCACCGCCGACTGGGAGAACCCCCTGCGCGACGAGCGCGACCGGCGTCTGCCCCGGATCGCCGGGCCCTCCGGGCTCGTCATCTTCGGTGTCACCGGCGACCTGTCCCGCAAGAAGCTGATGCCGGCCGTCTACGACCTCGCCAACCGCGGCATGCTCCCGCCGGGCTTCTCGCTCGTCGGGTTCGCCCGCCGGGACTGGGAGGACGAGGACTTCGCGCAGATCGTGCACGACTCCGTGCGCGAGCACGCGCGCACCGAGTTCCGTGAGGAGGTCTGGCAGCAGCTCGCCGAGGGGATGCGGTTCATCCCGGGCGACTTCGACGACGACACGGCGTTCAAGCAGCTGCGCCAGACCGTCGACGAGCTGGACAAGGCCCGCGGCACCAGCGGCAACTACGCCTTCTACCTGTCCGTACCGCCGAAGTTCTTCCCCAAGGTCGTCCAGCAGCTCAAGAAGCACGGGCTGGCGAACGCCCCCGAGGGGTCCTGGCGGCGGGCGGTCATCGAGAAGCCGTTCGGCCGCGACCTGAAGACCGCCCGCGAGCTCAACGCCCTCGTCCACGACGTGTTCGAGCCGGACCAGGTGTTCCGCATCGACCACTACCTGGGCAAGGAGACCGTCCAGAACATCCTGGCGCTGCGCTTCGCCAACCAGATGTACGAGCCCATCTGGAACCGTTCGTTCGTCGACCACGTGCAGATCACGATGGCCGAGGACATCGGCATCGGCGGCCGGGCCGGGTACTACGACGGCATCGGCGCCGCCCGTGACGTCATCCAGAACCACCTGCTCCAGCTCATGGCGCTCACCGCCATGGAGGAGCCGGCCGCCTTCGACGCGGAGTCGCTGCTCACCGAGAAGCTGAAGGTCCTCAGGGCCGTGAAGCTGCCGGAGGACCTCGGCAGGCACACCGTGCGCGGGCAGTACGCGGGCGCCTGGCAGGGCGGCGAGAAGGTGCTCGGCTACCTGGAGGAGGAGGGCATCGACGGCGCCTCCACCACCGACACGTACGCCGCCATCAGGCTGAACGTCGACAACCGCCGCTGGGCGGGCGTCCCCTTCTACCTGCGCACCGGCAAGCGGCTCGGCCGCCGGGTCACCGAGATCGCGGTCGTCTTCCAGACGGCCCCGCACTCGCCCTTCGACTCCACGGCCACCGAGGAGCTCGGCTCCAACGCCATCGTCATCCGTGTCCAGCCGGACGAGGGCATGACCGTCCGCTTCGGGTCGAAGGTGCCGGGCACCTCGATGGAGATCCGGGACGTGACGATGGACTTCGCCTACGGCGAGTCGTTCACCGAGTCCAGTCCGGAGGCGTACGAGCGGCTCATCCTGGACGTCCTCCTCGGGGACGCCAACCTGTTCCCGCGTCACCAGGAGGTGGAAGAGTCCTGGAAGATCCTCGACCCGATCGAGGAGCACTGGGCGAACCACGGCCGTCCGGCGCAGTACGCGTCGGGGACCTGGGGACCCGAGGAAGCCGACGAGATGCTCGCACGAGACGGACGGAGCTGGCGCAGGCCATGA